A genomic region of Papaver somniferum cultivar HN1 chromosome 7, ASM357369v1, whole genome shotgun sequence contains the following coding sequences:
- the LOC113292681 gene encoding protein BOBBER 2-like encodes MAVISDFQEDEKSIDHQEEIVQNSKPSSSTSSEKEELASSDDKPEKEDSKPKKEDIVQKKEPSSSTSSSSDDKPKKEESSKRVPNKGNGLDMETYSWGQSLPEVTISIPVPAGTKSKSVSCEIKKNHIKVGLKGQPSIIDADFCQSVKVDDCFWSIEDNKVISIILTKQNKKDWWKYLVQGDPEIDTQKAEPETTQLSDLDPETRSVVEKMMFDQRQKQMGLPTSEETKQQEMLKMFQSQNPNIDFSGMNNNPNMDFSGMKNLDFSKMKHNPNMELPGMKTSQRGRKN; translated from the coding sequence ATGGCAGTTATCTCTGATTTTCAAGAAGACGAAAAGAGCATTGATCATCAAGAAGAGATCGTGCAGAATAGCAAACCCTCATCTTCAACTTCTTCTGAGAAAGAAGAATTAGCTTCTTCTGATGATAAGCCAGAGAAAGAAGATTCTAAACCTAAGAAAGAAGACATCGTGCAGAAGAAGGAACCCTCGTCTTCAACTTCTTCGTCTTCTGATGATAAACCTAAGAAAGAAGAATCCAGCAAGAGAGTTCCAAATAAGGGCAATGGTTTAGATATGGAAACCTATTCATGGGGCCAATCTCTACCAGAGGTCACTATTAGTATTCCTGTCCCCGCAGGAACTAAATCAAAATCTGTTAGCTGTGAAATCAAAAAGAACCATATCAAGGTTGGATTGAAAGGACAGCCTTCTATTATAGATGCTGATTTCTGCCAATCTGTCAAGGTCGATGATTGTTTCTGGAGCATAGAGGATAACAAAGTTATATCTATTATTTTGACTAAGCAGAATAAAAAAGACTGGTGGAAATATCTTGTGCAAGGTGATCCTGAAATTGATACTCAAAAAGCTGAACCTGAAACAACCCAGCTGTCTGACTTGGATCCTGAAACTCGGTCAGTTGTCGAGAAGATGATGTTTGATCAGCGTCAGAAGCAGATGGGTCTACCAACAAGCGAGGAAACGAAGCAGCAAGAGATGTTGAAGATGTTTCAGTCTCAAAATCCAAATATTGATTTCTCCGGAATGAATAATAATCCAAATATGGATTTCTCCGGAATGAAAAATTTGGATTTCTCCAAGATGAAACATAATCCAAATATGGAACTCCCCGGAATGAAAACTTCTCAGAGAGGCCGCAAGAACTAA